Proteins encoded together in one Rhizobacter sp. J219 window:
- the pilM gene encoding type IV pilus biogenesis protein PilM, which produces MFNRREQPGWMAVVPRKQSVDFAHVVRGGERPVLRLLDSQPRNGGEAQALAHARRTHHLQRYRCTTWVDPSAYQMVQVARPKVEPAELRAALRWSIKDSLDFPVEQAMVDVLPVPTDGMPAGRDPLALVVAAKRDKLQERVQAFQAAKLKLAVIDVVETAQRNIATLFETPGRGIAMLGLHESGGLLTFSRGGGFYGLRHIDINLAALADADQRAAVFERVGLELQRSLDGFDRQFSQVPLSRLLIAGHPAAESFSNFLKDNLYLPVEVADLATVLDLGRHADTLQDVTQQHAWYVPIGMALRDESVLS; this is translated from the coding sequence ATGTTCAACCGACGAGAACAACCTGGCTGGATGGCAGTGGTGCCGCGCAAGCAGAGCGTGGACTTCGCCCATGTCGTGCGCGGCGGCGAACGCCCCGTGCTGCGGCTGCTCGACAGCCAGCCGCGCAACGGCGGCGAGGCCCAGGCGCTGGCCCACGCACGCCGCACCCACCACCTGCAGCGCTACCGCTGCACCACCTGGGTCGACCCGAGCGCCTACCAGATGGTGCAGGTCGCTCGCCCCAAGGTCGAGCCGGCCGAGCTGCGCGCGGCGCTGCGCTGGAGCATCAAGGATTCGCTCGACTTCCCCGTCGAGCAGGCGATGGTCGACGTGCTGCCGGTGCCGACCGACGGCATGCCCGCCGGCCGTGACCCGCTGGCCCTGGTGGTCGCCGCCAAACGCGACAAGCTGCAGGAGCGTGTGCAGGCCTTCCAGGCTGCCAAGCTCAAGCTCGCGGTGATCGACGTGGTCGAGACCGCGCAGCGCAACATCGCCACCCTCTTCGAGACCCCGGGCCGCGGCATCGCGATGCTCGGCCTGCACGAAAGCGGCGGCCTGCTCACCTTCAGCCGCGGCGGCGGTTTCTACGGCCTGCGCCACATCGACATCAACCTGGCCGCGCTGGCCGACGCCGACCAGCGCGCCGCCGTCTTCGAGCGTGTCGGCCTGGAGCTGCAGCGCTCGCTCGACGGCTTCGACCGCCAGTTCAGCCAGGTGCCGCTGTCGCGCCTCTTGATCGCCGGCCACCCGGCCGCCGAGAGCTTCTCGAATTTCCTCAAGGACAACCTCTACCTGCCGGTGGAAGTGGCCGACCTCGCAACCGTGCTCGACCTCGGCCGCCACGCCGACACGCTGCAGGACGTGACGCAGCAACACGCCTGGTATGTGCCGATCGGCATGGCCTTGCGTGACGAGAGCGTGCTGTCATGA
- a CDS encoding type II secretion system F family protein produces the protein MPQFTYTARDAGGDLLQGVLEGDSAGAVAAELQRAGSTPLEIALATAVGASMASKQISFGKKERVKHEDLLMFSRQLHTLLKAGIALTRALGGLQESASPAMKDVIRQTRESLESGNEMSTSLAKQTGVFSAFYVAMVRVGEMTGRLDEVFLRLFHHLEFEKLMRDQVKSALRYPSFVVAVMIIAIGVVNVFVIPAFQRVFDNLGSDLPFMTQLLVGFSKFTLVAWPYLLVGAVGGFFAFKRWTATEDGGYTWDKLKLKFPIAGKIIRKATLARFSRSFALALKSGVPVVQAMMVVANTVDNHFYARAIEKMREGVERGDSLLRTAAASGIFTPVVLQMIAVGEESGTLDEMLGEVADFYQQEVEYELKSLSAQIEPILIIFLGVLVLILALGVFLPIWDLGKAAIK, from the coding sequence ATGCCCCAGTTCACCTACACCGCACGTGACGCCGGCGGCGACCTGCTGCAGGGCGTGCTCGAGGGTGACTCCGCTGGTGCGGTGGCCGCCGAGCTGCAGCGTGCCGGCAGCACGCCGCTCGAGATCGCGCTCGCCACCGCGGTGGGGGCGTCGATGGCGTCGAAGCAGATCAGCTTCGGCAAGAAGGAAAGAGTCAAGCACGAAGACCTGCTGATGTTCAGCCGCCAGCTGCACACCTTGCTGAAGGCCGGCATCGCGCTCACGCGGGCGCTCGGCGGCTTGCAGGAGTCGGCCTCGCCGGCAATGAAGGATGTGATCCGCCAGACGCGCGAGAGCCTGGAGTCGGGCAACGAGATGTCGACCTCGCTCGCCAAGCAGACCGGCGTCTTCAGCGCCTTCTACGTTGCGATGGTGCGTGTGGGCGAGATGACGGGCCGGCTGGACGAAGTCTTTCTGCGCCTCTTCCACCACCTCGAATTCGAGAAGCTGATGCGCGACCAGGTGAAGTCGGCGCTGCGCTACCCGAGCTTCGTGGTCGCGGTGATGATCATCGCCATCGGCGTGGTCAATGTGTTCGTGATTCCGGCGTTCCAGCGGGTGTTCGACAACCTCGGCTCCGACCTGCCGTTCATGACGCAGCTGCTGGTCGGCTTCTCCAAGTTCACCCTCGTCGCCTGGCCCTACCTGCTGGTGGGCGCGGTCGGCGGCTTCTTCGCCTTCAAGCGCTGGACGGCCACCGAGGACGGCGGCTACACGTGGGACAAGCTGAAACTCAAGTTCCCCATCGCCGGCAAGATCATCCGCAAGGCGACGCTCGCGCGCTTCTCGCGCAGCTTTGCGCTGGCCCTGAAGAGCGGCGTGCCGGTGGTGCAGGCCATGATGGTGGTGGCCAACACGGTCGACAACCATTTCTACGCCCGCGCCATCGAGAAGATGCGCGAGGGCGTGGAGCGCGGCGACAGCCTGCTGCGCACCGCCGCCGCGAGCGGCATCTTCACGCCCGTCGTGCTGCAGATGATCGCCGTGGGCGAAGAGTCGGGCACGCTCGACGAGATGCTCGGCGAGGTGGCCGACTTCTACCAGCAGGAAGTGGAGTACGAGCTGAAGAGCCTGTCGGCGCAGATCGAGCCGATCCTGATCATCTTCCTCGGCGTGCTGGTCTTGATCCTCGCGCTCGGCGTGTTCCTCCCCATCTGGGACCTGGGCAAAGCCGCGATCAAGTAG
- a CDS encoding GspE/PulE family protein — protein MPPPQKIRLGDLLVQQNLITQEQLTATLEQQRSSGRKLGRILVDSGLVTEEQISGALAGQLKIPYINLKQTNPAPALVNLLTEAQARRFRALVLEDNAGVLRVGMADPSDLFAYDELTRILKREIDLAAVTETQLLATIDRVYRRTGEITALSQELTAELAQTEADFGNLLGTEAAVKDAPVVKLLQTLFEDAAQVRASDIHIEPQQHKLHVRFRIDGVLHLQTEADLKIAPALVLRLKLMSGLDISEKRLPQDGRFHVDIRGNPLDVRISTMPTQYGESVVMRLLNQSGGLLQLDRLGMGEAMLAKVRAALNRTSGMILVTGPTGSGKTTALYASLNEINSPDRKIITVEDPVEYRLPGINQVQVHDKIDLSFERVLRAALRQDPDVILVGEMRDKTTAEIGLRAAMTGHMVLSTLHTNDAATTPVRLLDMGVPPYMVAMSLNLVIAQRLVRLVCENCVAPHTPTPQELGWLDHYIGPEGKDGKYMRGMGCSRCNGTGFIGRTAVYEMLEMTPELVQTANHGSPIEFVRIARAQIGTKTLLRNALALAHAGRSTISEAMALAASGDG, from the coding sequence ATGCCGCCACCCCAGAAAATCCGCCTGGGTGACCTGCTGGTTCAGCAGAACCTCATCACCCAGGAGCAGCTCACCGCCACGCTCGAGCAGCAGCGCTCCAGCGGCCGCAAGCTCGGCCGCATCCTGGTCGACAGCGGGCTCGTCACCGAAGAGCAGATCTCGGGTGCGCTCGCCGGCCAGCTCAAGATCCCCTACATCAACCTCAAGCAGACCAACCCGGCGCCCGCGCTGGTGAACCTCTTGACCGAGGCGCAGGCGCGCCGCTTCCGCGCGCTGGTGCTGGAAGACAACGCGGGCGTGCTGCGGGTGGGCATGGCCGACCCGAGCGACCTCTTCGCCTACGACGAGCTCACCCGCATCCTCAAGCGCGAGATCGACCTCGCCGCCGTCACCGAGACGCAGCTGCTCGCCACCATCGACCGCGTCTACCGCCGCACCGGCGAGATCACCGCGCTGTCGCAGGAGCTGACCGCCGAACTCGCGCAGACCGAGGCCGACTTCGGCAACCTGCTCGGCACCGAAGCCGCGGTGAAAGACGCGCCGGTCGTCAAGCTGCTGCAGACCTTGTTCGAAGACGCCGCCCAGGTGCGTGCGTCCGACATCCACATCGAACCGCAGCAGCACAAGCTGCATGTGCGCTTCCGCATCGACGGCGTGCTGCACCTGCAGACCGAGGCCGACCTGAAGATCGCCCCGGCGCTCGTGCTGCGGCTGAAGCTGATGTCGGGCCTGGACATCTCGGAGAAGCGGCTGCCGCAAGACGGCCGCTTCCACGTCGACATCCGCGGCAACCCGCTCGACGTGCGCATCTCGACGATGCCCACGCAGTACGGCGAGTCGGTCGTGATGCGTCTGCTCAACCAGAGCGGCGGCCTGCTGCAGCTCGACCGCCTCGGCATGGGCGAAGCCATGCTCGCCAAGGTGCGCGCGGCGCTCAACCGCACGAGCGGCATGATCCTCGTGACCGGCCCGACCGGCAGCGGCAAGACCACCGCGCTCTACGCCTCGCTCAACGAGATCAACTCGCCCGATCGCAAGATCATCACGGTGGAAGACCCGGTCGAATACCGCCTGCCCGGCATCAACCAGGTGCAGGTGCACGACAAGATCGACCTGAGCTTCGAACGCGTGCTGCGCGCCGCGCTGCGCCAGGACCCGGACGTGATCCTCGTCGGCGAAATGCGCGACAAGACCACCGCCGAGATCGGCCTGCGTGCCGCGATGACCGGCCACATGGTGCTCTCCACCCTGCACACCAACGACGCGGCGACCACGCCGGTGCGCCTGCTCGACATGGGCGTGCCGCCCTACATGGTGGCGATGTCGCTCAACCTCGTGATCGCCCAGCGCCTGGTGCGCCTGGTGTGCGAGAACTGCGTGGCACCGCACACCCCCACGCCGCAGGAACTGGGCTGGCTCGACCACTACATCGGCCCCGAAGGCAAGGACGGCAAGTACATGCGCGGCATGGGCTGCTCGCGCTGCAACGGCACCGGCTTCATCGGCCGCACCGCGGTCTACGAGATGCTGGAGATGACGCCGGAACTCGTGCAGACCGCCAACCACGGCTCGCCGATCGAATTCGTGCGCATCGCACGGGCGCAGATCGGCACCAAGACGCTGCTGCGCAACGCTCTCGCGCTGGCGCATGCCGGCCGCTCGACGATTTCGGAAGCAATGGCGCTGGCCGCCAGCGGCGACGGCTGA
- a CDS encoding DUF6607 family protein, whose product MTKTLICLAWLWCATAATAAETAPTPPRYTFSYPLDGSTLKPRGGTTRGVPVTVDTQPSPAWQALQSPGLTPQERDRRAILAMAGRYRVSFDFLEIASYTAADDPQKLGPYQSWGTEKVYVDRDEPGFVSLVHILDMRFVDKDGKPSAPMVTKHWRQDWRYEPEALVEYRGRDRWQRRAVPQAERRGAWSQTVYQVDESPRYASLGRWQHNASFSTWISGETWRPLPRREWSVRKDYDTLIGSNRHTVHPTGWTQEEYNLKARLDAERRPDAGFPYLGREVGMARYERLKDGDFTGADRYYAATRSFWHEVLAAWQGAFVKHGTVTLKGPVDKLGLFVPLFERAGEIEDGQAKGEHAPVIRKALADMGVPP is encoded by the coding sequence ATGACCAAGACCCTGATCTGCCTCGCCTGGCTGTGGTGCGCCACCGCAGCGACAGCCGCCGAAACGGCGCCCACACCGCCCCGCTACACCTTCTCGTACCCCCTCGACGGCAGCACGCTCAAGCCACGCGGCGGCACCACGCGCGGCGTGCCGGTCACCGTCGACACCCAGCCCTCGCCCGCATGGCAGGCGCTGCAGTCCCCCGGCCTCACGCCACAGGAACGCGACCGCCGCGCCATCCTCGCGATGGCGGGTAGGTACCGCGTCAGCTTCGACTTCCTCGAAATCGCGAGCTACACCGCGGCCGACGATCCGCAGAAGCTCGGTCCCTACCAGTCGTGGGGCACCGAAAAGGTCTACGTCGACCGCGACGAGCCCGGCTTCGTGAGCCTGGTGCACATCCTCGACATGCGCTTCGTCGACAAGGACGGCAAGCCGAGCGCGCCGATGGTCACCAAGCACTGGCGGCAGGACTGGCGCTACGAGCCCGAGGCCCTGGTCGAGTACCGGGGCCGCGACCGCTGGCAGCGCCGCGCCGTGCCGCAAGCCGAGCGCCGCGGCGCCTGGTCGCAGACGGTCTACCAGGTGGACGAATCGCCGCGCTACGCGAGCCTCGGCCGATGGCAGCACAACGCGAGCTTCTCCACCTGGATCAGCGGCGAGACCTGGCGCCCGCTGCCGCGCCGCGAGTGGAGCGTGCGCAAGGACTACGACACCCTCATCGGCAGCAACCGCCACACCGTCCACCCCACCGGCTGGACGCAGGAGGAGTACAACCTCAAGGCCCGGCTCGACGCCGAGCGCCGGCCGGACGCCGGGTTTCCCTACCTCGGTCGCGAAGTCGGCATGGCGCGCTACGAGCGCCTGAAAGACGGTGACTTCACCGGCGCCGACCGTTACTACGCCGCCACCCGCAGCTTCTGGCACGAGGTGCTGGCGGCCTGGCAGGGCGCGTTCGTGAAGCACGGCACGGTCACGCTCAAGGGCCCGGTCGACAAGCTCGGCCTCTTCGTGCCGCTCTTCGAGCGGGCCGGCGAGATCGAGGACGGCCAGGCGAAAGGCGAGCATGCACCGGTGATCCGCAAGGCGCTCGCCGACATGGGCGTGCCGCCCTGA
- a CDS encoding ABC transporter permease — protein MNKKQKEALAPWALLVGVLVLWELLCRGFNVSEFIFPSPSRIATQLVEFRGVIAGHAWRTFWVTMAGFGLSIVVGTLLGFLIGSSRMAYAAMYPLMTAFNALPKAAFVPILVVWFGIGVGPAVLTAFLISFFPITVNIATGLATLEPEAEDVLRVLGAKRWDVLIKVGLPRSLPYFYGSLKVAITLAFVGTTVSEMTAANEGIGYLLISAGSSMQMGLAFAGLVVIGVMAMAMYELFAVVEKRTTAWAHRSAGNS, from the coding sequence ATGAACAAGAAGCAGAAAGAGGCTTTGGCGCCGTGGGCGCTGCTCGTCGGCGTGCTCGTGCTGTGGGAGCTGCTGTGCCGCGGCTTCAACGTCTCGGAATTCATTTTCCCCTCGCCCTCGCGCATCGCCACACAGCTGGTCGAATTCCGCGGCGTGATCGCCGGCCATGCGTGGCGCACCTTCTGGGTCACCATGGCGGGCTTCGGCCTGTCGATCGTCGTCGGCACCCTGCTCGGCTTCCTCATCGGCAGCTCGCGCATGGCCTATGCGGCGATGTACCCGCTGATGACGGCCTTCAACGCGCTGCCCAAGGCCGCCTTCGTGCCCATCCTCGTGGTGTGGTTCGGCATCGGCGTCGGGCCGGCGGTGCTGACCGCCTTCCTGATTTCCTTCTTCCCCATCACCGTCAACATCGCCACTGGCCTCGCCACGCTGGAGCCCGAAGCCGAAGACGTGCTGCGCGTGCTCGGCGCCAAACGCTGGGACGTGCTCATCAAGGTCGGCCTGCCGCGCTCGCTGCCCTACTTCTACGGCTCGCTGAAGGTGGCGATCACGCTCGCCTTCGTCGGCACCACCGTCTCGGAGATGACCGCCGCCAACGAAGGCATCGGCTACCTGCTCATCTCGGCCGGTTCGTCGATGCAGATGGGCCTGGCCTTCGCCGGGCTGGTGGTGATCGGCGTGATGGCGATGGCGATGTACGAGCTCTTCGCGGTGGTCGAGAAGCGCACCACGGCCTGGGCGCACCGGAGCGCCGGCAACAGCTGA